TACTGTGCTTTTGGATTCAACGGCGCGTTATCGTGACTCTTGATAGTAATGTCCATCAGGTTTTCGCGGGAGGCACCATATCTCTCAAAATATGCGGTCGCGATCGCTCCGAAAACCCCCGGAAACGTAAAGCCCGCCTTCCGCTCGTACGGGATTGCCGCCAGCGCTAACCCCTCGGCGACTGTCTCGGTGCTCCCTTTCGACATATCCTCAACGCCACCGACCAAGACCACATCATAGAAACCGGAGGCGATGGCGAAAACACCCTCCCGAAAAGCGAGTGCACTTGAAGCACAGGCACCCTCAATCCGTGTCGCCGGTTTAGGAACAAGCCCAAGGGAATCCGAGAGGATTGCGCCCCAATGGGACTGATGGGCAAAAAAGTCGTTTGTGAAATTGCCGATGTACAACGCATCAATGTCAGCCGGATCGAGTCCTTTATCCACAGAGCCGCTCATTTCCACAAAGGCTTCGGCAAATAGATCTTTCGAGTCCCGATCCTTGAACATATTGAACGCCGACATTCCCGCGCCGACCATTGCAACGCCGCGTGCCAATTTTCGTTTTGTATTCATCTCAATCTCCTTTGTACGTTATTATATTACTTGACTCGCTTTTCCTCTCCAATATTTTTCTCTCAACTCCCGCTTGAGGATTTTTCCGTAGTTATTCTTAGGCAGGTCCTCCACAAAATCAATTGATTTGGGTCGTTTGTAGCGGGCGATATGATCTGTGCAGAAGTTGATTAGCTCCATCTCTGTGACCTCTTTCTCAGCCGCAAGGGAGACGACCGCTTTTATCGACTCACCCCACGTTGGATCCGGAACACCGATAACGGCGACTTCTCGGACCGCTGGATGCTGGACGATGACCTCCTCAATTTCCCGCGGATAGACGTTTTCGCCGCCGCTGATAATGAGGTCCTTTGACCGATCCATCAGAAAGAGGTAGCCAGATTCATCGATATATCCTACGTCTCCGGTATGCAGCCATCCATTCCGCAGCGTCTCAGCGGTGGCTTCAGGATCTCGCCAGTACCCTTTCATCACCAGATCCGAGCGCGTAACGATTTCCCCCATCTCACCGGGTGAGAGTTCATTATCGTCGGGATCGACAATCTTCACTTCTACATCGGTACGCGGGATACCCGCTGATGCGAGTCGCTTCATCTGATCCGGATCCCCATCAAGGACGTGGTCATTGTGAGAAAGATAGGTGATGGTCATAGGAGATTCCGCCTGCCCATAAAGTTGGACGAGGCAGGGGCCTAGTTTTTCCATCGCCTGCATCAGATCCTCGACCAACATGGGCGCGCCGCCGTAGTTTAACGCCTTCAAGGAACTGTGATCGTATTTGTCTACCGCCGGGCTATCTGTCAATAGTTTGATCATGGTCGGCGCAGCGAACATATTTGTCACACGGTACGCCTCGATCGTTTTCAGCGTCTGCTCCGGATCAAAGGACTTTGCCTCCAGAATGATGTTAGCCGCCGCCTTGCCGACGTTAGGCAGGGCGTAGCATCCACTTCCGTGCGATAAGGGAGCAGCGTGGAGTGCAACGTCGTTGGGACCAAATCCCGGGCACATGTCAGCATAGAAATTCATCGTCATGCCGAGTAGATTACGGTGCGTCAGCATCGCGCCTTTGGGTTGACCCGTCGTACCGGAGGTATAAAAGAGCCACGCCACATCATCGGGCGCAACCTCCGCATCCTCAAAACGATCTGATTCGGCGGATAGCACGCTCTCGTAATTCAAAAACGGTTCCTGTGCTTCGGACACGCTGATAATACAACTGACTTGTGGAATGGCGCCACGGATGTCGCTGATTGCCTCGTTGAATTCAGGCGAGATGATCGCTACTTTGGCTTCGGAATGGTTGATGATAAAGGCAAACTCTCTGGGGTGTAGCCGGAAATTAATAGGTATAGTACCGCAACCCGCCTTGAAGCAAGCAAACATCGACTCCAACATTTCAGGACAGTTATACATCAACACCGCCACGTTATCCCCCTGCTGGACACCGAGGCGATTCAATCCGTTTGCCAGACGGTTGGCTCGCGCGTTAAATTCGGCATATGTAGATGCCTTGGAGCCATATGCAATTGCGAGGTTTTCAGGAAAACTTCGAGCAGATTTTGTCAGTAGGCTACCGATATTCATGACTGCCCCCGTCACTTTTTGCAATCAATCATCCTGCACCACTTCCAGCACAGATCCCGCGGTCACCTCATCGCGAGAGGCTTTGACTTCGATTTTATCTGTATCCGCCTGATTAAAAATTCTAACAACGACTACATCGCCCCCAACTTGGCATCGGATGGCGTTCCCAACCACTAGTACAGAGTCTGGATTCCATACAAACTCTAGGCGTTTGGCATAAGCCGCTAGAGCGGCGAGGATGGTTGCTTCAGCGCTGCCACCCTCAAGGAGGGTCGTGCGTCCAACGTGCGCGGCTTCGTTTGCTGCGCTCGCTAAACGATCCTGTTCGGATTCATGCGTCCGTTGGCTCTCCCGTTTTTCATTGCGTAACACCATATAGAAGATGGCACCCAACAGAATGACAAACCCAGCGGTAATGAACACCACAGTCAGTCGTGCTTCTTCCTTGCGAAGATCCTCGCGGTGATGTGGATAGAACGCATCGTGTGAGTACGCCAGATATACCGAAAGCGTTAAACAGAGCAGCATTATAAACGCAACAGCAAAACATAATTTTTTGGTCATCAAGTTGACTCCTCTGTGTCCCTCTATCATCGAAGAAAAAGATAAGAATAGGACGAAATTCAGTATATCATACTATGGCAAGAATAATCAATTGCAATGTGGAGGGCCTTTTCATGTCCTCCATTAAGTGGAAAGTGATAAATACGCTGTTGAAAGCCCTTGAGAGATATGCTATACTAACCGCGGGGAGGCAAGATCTGAGGAAACGAGGACAACCTGTGAACCCTTGGACAAAAGAACAAAGGGAAAAATACTTACGTGGCTGGGACCGGCAGACGACAATTGTCTTGCTTGGCGCGTCTGTACTATTGACATTATACCGCTTTATCGGACGCAGAAGGGTCTTTACTCAGTACTTTGGAAAGTTTTTCGTTCAGCATCCGCTCAAGAGAATTTTTCCGTACTTCTATTGGTTCTGGATGAGTGCGGTCACGCTGCTGTTGTTGCCAATCCTTGTGGTCAAATTCGGCATAAAGGACAAAGTCCGTGACTATGGCTTTCACTTGACTCACGGAAAGTTGGGTTGGGGATTTGTCCTCGGTGGCTGGCTACTCATGCTGCCACTGATTGTCCTAGTCCTACAAATTTTCCCTGCCTTCCAACAGAAATATCCGCTTTCCCCTATTGCTGGAACCAACTGGAAAGTGTTTATTGCGTACGAAATTTCTTACGGCGTTTACATGTTCTGTTGGGAGTTCTTTTTCCGTGGCTTTATGCTTTTCGGGTTGGAGAAACGGTTTGGCAATTATAGCATTCTCATTCAAACTATCCCGTTCGTTGTCAAGCACGGCACCAAGCCCTTTGCAGAAGCGATGGGTTCAGTTGTTGCGGGATTTGTGCTTGGCGTCCTCGCTCTGGAGACACGGTCATTTATCTACGGCGCAGCAATCCACTGGCTTGTCGCCATGTCGATGG
The Candidatus Poribacteria bacterium DNA segment above includes these coding regions:
- a CDS encoding CPBP family intramembrane metalloprotease gives rise to the protein MSSIKWKVINTLLKALERYAILTAGRQDLRKRGQPVNPWTKEQREKYLRGWDRQTTIVLLGASVLLTLYRFIGRRRVFTQYFGKFFVQHPLKRIFPYFYWFWMSAVTLLLLPILVVKFGIKDKVRDYGFHLTHGKLGWGFVLGGWLLMLPLIVLVLQIFPAFQQKYPLSPIAGTNWKVFIAYEISYGVYMFCWEFFFRGFMLFGLEKRFGNYSILIQTIPFVVKHGTKPFAEAMGSVVAGFVLGVLALETRSFIYGAAIHWLVAMSMDVLALAWK
- a CDS encoding long-chain-fatty-acid--CoA ligase, which codes for MNIGSLLTKSARSFPENLAIAYGSKASTYAEFNARANRLANGLNRLGVQQGDNVAVLMYNCPEMLESMFACFKAGCGTIPINFRLHPREFAFIINHSEAKVAIISPEFNEAISDIRGAIPQVSCIISVSEAQEPFLNYESVLSAESDRFEDAEVAPDDVAWLFYTSGTTGQPKGAMLTHRNLLGMTMNFYADMCPGFGPNDVALHAAPLSHGSGCYALPNVGKAAANIILEAKSFDPEQTLKTIEAYRVTNMFAAPTMIKLLTDSPAVDKYDHSSLKALNYGGAPMLVEDLMQAMEKLGPCLVQLYGQAESPMTITYLSHNDHVLDGDPDQMKRLASAGIPRTDVEVKIVDPDDNELSPGEMGEIVTRSDLVMKGYWRDPEATAETLRNGWLHTGDVGYIDESGYLFLMDRSKDLIISGGENVYPREIEEVIVQHPAVREVAVIGVPDPTWGESIKAVVSLAAEKEVTEMELINFCTDHIARYKRPKSIDFVEDLPKNNYGKILKRELREKYWRGKASQVI